Proteins co-encoded in one Deltaproteobacteria bacterium genomic window:
- a CDS encoding SDR family oxidoreductase, with the protein MGLLDGKVVVVTGGGHGIGRAYCMGIAREGGTAVVADIDDKAADGVAKAIKDSGGKALATRVDVANFSSCQEMAKKSLDAFGKIDGLVNNAAIFMSVPAEKGGWQDITEEAWDRIMAVNVKGLWLCSKAVVPAMQQRKQGSVVNISSNMAFNGGLTMMHYVTSKAAVVGFSRVLARELGSDNIRVNTLAPGATMSEEKATDDALKNYERSASTRILKRIEQPEDLVGTALYLLSDLSTFVTGQTILVNGGAVLH; encoded by the coding sequence ATGGGTTTACTGGATGGCAAAGTAGTCGTAGTCACCGGCGGCGGCCATGGTATCGGCCGGGCCTATTGCATGGGGATTGCCCGAGAAGGCGGCACGGCGGTGGTCGCCGACATCGACGACAAAGCCGCCGACGGCGTCGCCAAGGCGATCAAAGACAGCGGCGGCAAAGCGTTGGCGACCCGCGTGGACGTAGCCAACTTTTCGAGCTGTCAAGAAATGGCCAAAAAGTCTCTCGACGCCTTTGGCAAGATCGACGGCCTAGTCAATAACGCGGCGATCTTCATGAGCGTGCCGGCGGAAAAAGGCGGTTGGCAAGATATCACCGAAGAAGCATGGGATCGGATCATGGCGGTCAACGTCAAAGGGCTCTGGCTGTGCAGCAAAGCCGTCGTGCCGGCGATGCAGCAACGCAAACAGGGCAGCGTGGTAAATATTTCTTCGAACATGGCGTTTAACGGCGGTTTAACGATGATGCACTACGTGACGTCGAAAGCGGCGGTGGTCGGTTTCAGCCGCGTGCTCGCGCGTGAACTCGGCTCGGATAATATTCGCGTCAACACGCTGGCGCCGGGCGCGACCATGAGCGAGGAAAAAGCCACTGACGACGCGCTGAAAAATTATGAGCGCTCGGCGTCGACGCGGATTCTCAAACGCATCGAACAGCCGGAAGATTTGGTCGGCACGGCGCTCTATCTGCTTTCTGATTTGAGCACGTTCGTTACTGGGCAGACGATTCTCGTTAACGGTGGAGCGGTGCTGCATTAG
- a CDS encoding alpha/beta hydrolase, translating to MTQPQSKYIEVQGIKLHYLEWGERGKPDLLLVHGWTSFAASWSAVAEHFQERYHVVAPDLRGHGESDKPATGYRLRDFAEDIRQLIVNLELRKPAYVGHSWGGNIATILAADSPELISCAFLEDPVYWRMLHAFMTALPGALARRNKPEAEIRAEAQQKGMSQADEDMEVYRNHHFSAQALTRLLTDNRDWALGFEDHFKRIAVPTTILIADHKVGGAIMREEMTYLQRIAPAQVKFEFWENVGHGMKAAKPVEYNQALETWLNPM from the coding sequence ATGACGCAACCGCAAAGCAAATATATCGAAGTCCAAGGGATCAAGTTGCATTATTTAGAATGGGGCGAGCGGGGCAAACCGGATCTGCTGCTGGTCCATGGCTGGACCAGTTTCGCCGCCAGCTGGAGCGCGGTCGCCGAACATTTCCAAGAGCGCTATCACGTCGTCGCCCCCGACCTGCGCGGCCACGGCGAATCGGACAAGCCAGCCACTGGTTATCGTCTGCGCGACTTCGCCGAAGATATTCGCCAGCTGATTGTGAATTTAGAATTGCGCAAACCCGCCTACGTCGGCCACTCCTGGGGCGGCAACATCGCCACGATTCTCGCCGCCGACTCGCCTGAATTGATTTCCTGCGCCTTTCTCGAAGATCCCGTCTACTGGCGCATGTTGCACGCCTTCATGACGGCGTTACCCGGCGCTCTGGCGCGACGCAACAAACCCGAAGCGGAAATCCGCGCCGAAGCGCAACAAAAAGGAATGTCCCAAGCCGACGAAGACATGGAGGTCTACCGCAACCACCACTTCTCGGCCCAAGCATTGACGCGTCTGTTAACCGACAACCGCGACTGGGCGCTGGGCTTCGAAGATCACTTCAAACGCATTGCCGTGCCGACAACAATCTTGATCGCCGACCACAAAGTCGGCGGCGCGATCATGCGCGAAGAGATGACCTACCTCCAACGCATCGCCCCCGCCCAAGTGAAGTTTGAATTCTGGGAAAACGTCGGCCACGGCATGAAAGCGGCGAAGCCAGTCGAATACAATCAAGCACTGGAGACGTGGCTTAATCCGATGTAG
- a CDS encoding alpha/beta hydrolase: MPNVKLPTGVDLYYETHGEGEPLIFVPSTAYSGEVWKPWQMPLDKHLQLIFHDPRGCGRSVATQSVYTIEQMALDIVAMMEHLKIPSAHFIGHSMGGRIALSLAQNFPGKVKSLIMAASGSGTAGRAGSDCVPGLPHRLVYDMVEMGFEKFIYDEIVESDTFFTKEYRAAHRDKVEEFFKVAWATHAKLDPFIHLCIARHNFEGTHRLGDVQAPTLVLIGEADTVGSNHRAQARVLMERIRGAEMKILSGQSHGFFWQAPEETNSAILEWVKKQSGK, from the coding sequence ATGCCAAACGTAAAACTACCCACCGGTGTCGATCTCTATTATGAAACTCATGGTGAAGGCGAGCCGCTGATCTTCGTGCCGTCGACCGCCTACTCCGGTGAAGTGTGGAAGCCGTGGCAGATGCCGCTGGACAAACATTTACAACTAATCTTCCACGATCCGCGCGGCTGCGGCCGCTCGGTGGCGACGCAAAGCGTTTACACGATCGAGCAGATGGCTCTCGATATTGTCGCGATGATGGAGCATTTGAAAATTCCCTCGGCGCACTTCATTGGCCACTCCATGGGCGGGCGCATCGCGTTGTCACTGGCGCAGAATTTTCCCGGCAAAGTGAAAAGCTTGATCATGGCGGCTAGCGGTTCGGGTACGGCGGGCCGGGCCGGTTCGGATTGTGTGCCGGGCCTGCCGCACCGTTTAGTCTACGACATGGTAGAGATGGGGTTCGAGAAATTTATCTACGACGAAATCGTCGAGTCGGATACCTTTTTCACCAAAGAGTATCGCGCGGCCCATCGCGATAAGGTCGAGGAATTTTTCAAAGTCGCCTGGGCGACCCATGCCAAGCTCGATCCGTTCATTCATCTGTGCATCGCGCGCCACAACTTCGAAGGCACGCACCGGCTCGGCGACGTGCAAGCGCCGACCCTGGTGCTGATCGGTGAGGCCGATACCGTCGGTAGCAATCATAGAGCACAAGCCCGAGTGCTGATGGAGCGCATCCGCGGCGCCGAGATGAAAATTTTAAGCGGCCAATCCCATGGTTTTTTCTGGCAGGCGCCTGAGGAGACCAATTCGGCTATTCTTGAATGGGTGAAGAAGCAGAGCGGGAAATGA
- a CDS encoding ABC transporter substrate-binding protein — MMPFAKSWSVGLVVVLSGVLLPSAGWTQMKARVAWTSFASNMSGTWVAQEEGLFKKNGLEVELVHIPSTSRAIQVMLAGELHYSYMDGRNSVTAALKGTDVTIVAGVANRLVFSFMSRPEIKSFAEMKGKKIGITRLGSSTHSVTLWVMTKAGIKPEEYQMLQLVDVPNILTAMIAGQVDAGALSPPTNFRARKSGLTELMDVTKEGPEYVSVAIGSTRSFIKANEELTRRFVRGYSEGVQLLKANKAAGIRAIQKYARIKDPEILEATYGEARAYIETIPYVTRKGLETIIGELLPTEPKAKTAKPEDFLDTRFVAQLEKDGFYKVTAK; from the coding sequence ATGATGCCTTTTGCAAAATCTTGGTCGGTTGGGTTGGTTGTCGTGCTGTCTGGAGTGCTGTTGCCGAGCGCCGGCTGGACGCAAATGAAAGCGCGCGTGGCGTGGACATCTTTCGCCAGTAACATGAGCGGCACCTGGGTGGCGCAGGAAGAGGGGTTGTTCAAGAAGAACGGTCTCGAAGTCGAGCTGGTGCATATCCCTTCGACCTCGCGGGCGATTCAAGTCATGCTCGCCGGCGAGCTGCATTACTCCTACATGGACGGGCGCAACTCGGTCACCGCGGCGCTCAAGGGCACGGACGTGACGATCGTCGCCGGGGTCGCCAACCGTTTGGTGTTTTCGTTTATGAGCCGGCCGGAAATCAAAAGCTTCGCCGAGATGAAAGGAAAAAAAATCGGCATCACGCGCTTGGGTTCGTCGACCCACAGCGTGACGCTTTGGGTGATGACCAAGGCCGGCATCAAACCGGAAGAGTATCAAATGCTCCAGTTGGTCGACGTGCCGAACATTCTCACCGCCATGATCGCCGGCCAGGTGGACGCCGGTGCGCTGTCGCCGCCGACCAACTTTCGCGCCCGCAAATCCGGCTTGACCGAACTGATGGACGTGACCAAGGAAGGACCGGAATATGTTTCGGTGGCCATCGGTTCGACCCGGTCGTTCATTAAAGCCAATGAGGAATTGACCCGCCGCTTCGTGCGCGGCTACAGTGAAGGCGTGCAGCTGCTCAAAGCGAACAAAGCGGCTGGTATCCGCGCCATCCAAAAATACGCGCGCATCAAAGATCCAGAAATCTTGGAAGCGACCTACGGCGAGGCGCGGGCGTACATCGAAACGATTCCTTACGTCACGCGCAAAGGGTTGGAAACGATTATCGGCGAGCTGCTGCCGACCGAACCCAAGGCGAAGACTGCGAAGCCGGAAGATTTTCTCGACACGCGCTTTGTCGCGCAGTTGGAGAAGGATGGTTTTTATAAAGTGACGGCGAAGTGA
- a CDS encoding ABC transporter substrate-binding protein: MKSLSISAILCVVLCTSAAQAADRVRIAYSSISAAYLGIWVARDAGFFAREGLEDQIIFIPSATQLAQVVVAGDVDIASLGGGPVMAASLSGADIKVIGNNVNKLIFSIHTKPEVKSLEELRGKRIAVSRFGSAADIAARTALRKVNMDPSKDVILMQLGTMSNMFGALKSGAVEASVVSPPTQFLSEKMGFKEIFSITDMDLAYPNPSMAVPGDLIRKKPEVIDRFMRAYIRGVHRARVDRDGAIKTLAKFTAIGDAAILNRTYEFYMTKVIERAPYINMPGMQNALDDVARTVPAAKNAKPEQFVDLRFLDRLEKSGLLKELYK; this comes from the coding sequence ATGAAAAGTCTCTCAATTAGCGCGATCTTGTGCGTTGTGCTTTGCACTTCGGCGGCTCAAGCCGCCGACCGCGTGCGCATCGCCTACAGCTCGATCAGCGCCGCCTACCTGGGCATCTGGGTGGCCCGCGACGCCGGCTTCTTCGCCAGGGAAGGGCTGGAGGATCAAATCATCTTCATTCCCAGCGCCACCCAACTGGCTCAAGTCGTGGTCGCCGGGGACGTCGACATCGCCTCCCTCGGTGGCGGCCCGGTGATGGCCGCATCGCTCAGCGGCGCCGATATAAAAGTCATCGGCAATAACGTCAACAAATTGATCTTCTCGATCCACACCAAGCCGGAAGTCAAAAGCCTCGAAGAGTTGCGCGGCAAGCGCATCGCCGTCAGCCGCTTCGGTTCCGCCGCCGACATCGCCGCGCGCACGGCGCTGAGAAAAGTCAATATGGATCCCAGCAAAGACGTGATCTTGATGCAACTAGGCACCATGTCGAACATGTTCGGCGCCTTGAAATCCGGCGCCGTCGAAGCCTCGGTGGTTTCGCCGCCGACGCAGTTTTTGTCCGAGAAGATGGGATTTAAAGAGATCTTCAGCATCACCGACATGGACTTGGCCTACCCCAATCCGTCCATGGCCGTGCCTGGCGATTTGATTCGCAAGAAGCCCGAGGTCATCGACCGCTTCATGCGCGCCTACATCCGCGGCGTCCATCGCGCCCGTGTCGACCGCGACGGCGCGATCAAGACCTTGGCGAAATTCACCGCCATCGGCGACGCGGCGATTTTAAATCGCACCTATGAATTCTACATGACCAAAGTCATCGAGCGCGCCCCCTACATCAACATGCCGGGCATGCAAAACGCTCTCGATGACGTTGCCAGAACAGTGCCAGCGGCAAAGAACGCCAAACCGGAACAGTTTGTCGATCTGCGGTTTTTAGATAGGCTAGAAAAAAGCGGGTTGTTGAAAGAGCTTTACAAGTAG
- a CDS encoding ABC transporter ATP-binding protein: protein MVSPNISNQQRAGAAIRCEAVSRSFSGTGLVLDRISYRVEPGEFVALLGPSGSGKSSLLRLTAGLDQPDSGQLAIEASDGPVSRGFVFQDATLLPWRTVLGNTTLPLELSGWSRADAQSRATEELCRVGLAEFGARYPHELSGGMKMRTSVARALTTRPNLLLLDEPFAALDEPTRHSLQMQLREIWLALGMTVLFVTHSVSEAVFLADRIIVLSQRPARLLLDQKVLLPKKRDAELRTSLRYIEQVRAIAAAMPVSGDAS, encoded by the coding sequence ATGGTTTCACCTAATATTTCAAATCAACAGCGCGCCGGCGCGGCGATCCGTTGCGAAGCAGTGTCGCGCAGCTTCAGCGGCACAGGTTTGGTGCTTGATCGGATTTCCTATCGAGTCGAGCCTGGTGAATTCGTCGCTTTGCTCGGACCGTCCGGCTCAGGCAAGTCGTCGCTGCTGCGCCTCACCGCTGGGCTCGACCAGCCGGACAGCGGGCAATTGGCGATCGAAGCGTCGGACGGCCCGGTGTCGCGCGGTTTTGTTTTTCAAGACGCGACGCTGCTGCCTTGGCGCACCGTGCTGGGCAATACCACACTGCCGCTCGAATTGTCGGGTTGGTCCAGGGCGGATGCGCAAAGCCGCGCGACCGAAGAGTTATGCCGAGTGGGATTGGCCGAGTTTGGCGCGCGTTATCCGCATGAACTTTCCGGCGGCATGAAGATGCGTACGTCAGTGGCGCGCGCCCTGACGACGCGGCCGAACCTGCTGCTGCTCGATGAGCCCTTCGCCGCGCTCGACGAACCGACGCGCCATTCTTTACAAATGCAGCTGCGCGAAATTTGGTTGGCGCTGGGCATGACCGTCTTGTTCGTCACCCATTCGGTTAGCGAGGCGGTTTTTCTCGCCGACCGGATTATCGTTCTGTCGCAACGTCCCGCGCGTTTACTTCTCGATCAAAAAGTCTTGTTGCCCAAGAAGCGCGATGCCGAATTGCGTACTTCGTTACGATACATCGAACAAGTTCGAGCCATCGCCGCCGCTATGCCGGTTAGCGGAGACGCATCGTGA
- a CDS encoding ABC transporter permease produces the protein MGWVPSYLIPAPSEVLQSLLDDRSELALAAWATLSSALAGLALSFIAGTFFAVALSSSDLARRAFYPYAVFFQTVPIISIAPLLVIWFGFGQPTVIASAAIVSVFPIIASTLLGLKSTEPALLDLFKLYTASSGQILWMLKIPFALPHIFSGLRIASGLAVVGAIVGEFIGGGGLGSVVDAARTQQRIDRVFAAVLISSLLGVVLVGAVNFVSALSLGSWHSSERKSS, from the coding sequence ATGGGTTGGGTTCCGTCCTATTTAATTCCCGCGCCTAGCGAAGTGTTGCAGTCGCTGCTCGACGATCGATCGGAATTGGCGTTGGCGGCGTGGGCGACGCTGAGTTCCGCGTTGGCGGGGCTGGCGCTGAGCTTTATCGCGGGGACATTTTTCGCGGTCGCGTTGTCGTCTTCCGATCTGGCGCGCCGGGCGTTTTATCCGTACGCGGTGTTTTTTCAAACCGTGCCGATTATCTCTATCGCGCCGCTGTTGGTGATCTGGTTCGGCTTCGGCCAGCCCACCGTGATCGCGTCGGCTGCGATCGTCTCGGTGTTTCCGATCATCGCCAGCACGCTGTTGGGATTGAAATCCACCGAGCCGGCGTTGCTCGATCTTTTCAAACTTTATACGGCGTCGAGCGGGCAAATCCTCTGGATGTTGAAAATTCCCTTCGCCTTGCCGCACATTTTTTCCGGCTTGCGGATCGCGTCGGGGTTGGCGGTGGTCGGCGCCATCGTCGGCGAATTTATCGGCGGCGGCGGATTGGGCAGCGTCGTCGACGCGGCGCGCACGCAGCAAAGAATCGATCGGGTTTTCGCCGCGGTGTTGATCTCTTCGCTGCTCGGTGTCGTTTTGGTCGGTGCGGTTAATTTTGTCTCAGCGTTGTCACTAGGTTCGTGGCATAGCTCCGAAAGGAAATCCTCATGA
- a CDS encoding ABC transporter substrate-binding protein — MKFALNWKAEPEFGGFYAAKLAGSFEKRGLNVEIIEGGAGTPVVQMVANSKVPFGIAAADEVVLSQARGTDVVALFAVYQTNPQGIMVHPDRGFKSLADLFGAPGTLAIQSGAPYTLFLQAKFAKAKVKLVPYAGGIAQFLTDANYSQQCFVTAEPLLAKKKNKPSQSFLIADAGFNPYGTVVIARRQYIEKSPKQVRDLIEAIRDGWSEYLRAPESANALMVKLNPAMDSETMKESAEVQKTFILAANTPNKELGKMRAERWSTLVDQLFDLKLIKKKSPVEKLFQNF, encoded by the coding sequence ATAAAATTCGCGCTCAACTGGAAAGCTGAGCCTGAGTTCGGCGGTTTCTACGCGGCCAAGCTCGCGGGCAGTTTCGAAAAGCGCGGCCTCAATGTTGAGATAATCGAAGGCGGCGCCGGCACGCCGGTGGTGCAGATGGTGGCGAACTCAAAAGTGCCGTTCGGCATCGCCGCCGCCGATGAAGTCGTGCTCTCGCAAGCGCGCGGCACCGACGTGGTGGCGCTGTTCGCCGTTTACCAAACCAACCCGCAAGGCATCATGGTTCACCCGGACCGGGGATTTAAATCTCTGGCTGACCTGTTCGGCGCGCCGGGCACGTTGGCGATTCAGAGCGGCGCGCCTTACACACTTTTTCTCCAAGCAAAATTCGCCAAGGCCAAAGTCAAACTTGTTCCCTACGCCGGCGGCATCGCGCAGTTTCTCACCGACGCCAACTACTCGCAGCAATGCTTTGTGACCGCCGAGCCTTTGCTGGCCAAGAAAAAAAATAAGCCAAGCCAAAGCTTTCTCATCGCCGACGCCGGTTTCAACCCATACGGCACAGTGGTCATCGCGCGGCGTCAATATATCGAGAAGAGTCCCAAGCAAGTGCGTGATTTGATCGAAGCGATCCGCGACGGTTGGAGCGAATATCTGCGCGCGCCAGAAAGCGCCAACGCTTTGATGGTGAAGTTAAATCCGGCGATGGACAGCGAGACAATGAAAGAGTCCGCTGAAGTTCAGAAAACCTTCATCCTCGCCGCCAATACGCCGAATAAAGAGCTGGGAAAAATGCGCGCCGAGCGCTGGAGCACTCTGGTCGATCAATTGTTTGACTTGAAGTTGATCAAGAAAAAATCACCGGTGGAAAAACTATTCCAAAATTTTTAG
- a CDS encoding iron ABC transporter permease has protein sequence MNRLPNPALILSVAVGSIIGLMLLVVFYLSFYEGLPGIPGGFLTTAHYTDLVKDPLVYRVSINTLIYTLTALFIAMLFGVLIAWLVERSDIRGRYLIYTAMTVSLLIPTFFPAMGWLFLLHPRIGFLNIFMRENFADYFKLNIATPIGMGWVEGITLAPVVFIMVAANLRMADTTLEEAATAAGANSWQLFKSIILPLSTPATLAATFYVATIAVASFDVPAIIGLSNRVYTLGTFIYEDLVPHQGFPLYGRPAAVSTMLIAVGILLSVWYLRAIAQANRYRLVTGKDYRPLRYRLGAWRFAASAFVFFYLIAQMLIPLGLLVWVAFQPYVQPPSIEALSQLEFGNFAKAPWDLFLRAVKNSAILTLGVPTMSIIICFAYSWVVLRSKTRLRKCLDVLAFLPHAVPSIVFGVAALLLSLFVLRQFIPLYGTLALLAIVHIVQRLSFGTRVANSAIIAVSEELEEAAEVCGARRRDIVARILLPLISPTLINAFFWIALLTLRELTLATILFSPDNITLSVVIWSLWSSGQHGPSAALSLIMILLMLPVMLLYWRVGNRVGESLSGIKR, from the coding sequence GTGAACCGCCTGCCCAACCCAGCTTTGATTTTGTCGGTCGCCGTCGGGTCGATCATCGGGCTGATGCTGCTGGTAGTTTTCTACTTGAGCTTCTACGAAGGCTTGCCCGGCATCCCCGGCGGCTTTCTCACCACGGCGCACTACACCGATCTGGTCAAAGACCCGCTGGTCTATCGCGTCAGCATCAACACGCTGATTTACACTCTCACCGCACTCTTCATCGCAATGCTCTTCGGCGTGCTCATCGCGTGGTTGGTGGAACGCAGCGACATCCGCGGCAGGTATTTAATTTACACCGCCATGACCGTCAGCTTGTTGATCCCAACTTTTTTTCCGGCCATGGGCTGGTTGTTTCTGCTCCATCCGCGCATCGGTTTTCTAAATATATTCATGCGCGAGAATTTCGCCGATTATTTTAAATTGAACATCGCCACGCCCATCGGCATGGGCTGGGTGGAAGGCATCACGCTGGCGCCGGTGGTGTTTATCATGGTCGCGGCCAATCTGCGCATGGCTGACACCACGCTAGAAGAAGCCGCCACCGCGGCCGGCGCCAACAGCTGGCAACTTTTCAAAAGCATCATTCTGCCGCTCTCCACTCCGGCGACCTTGGCGGCGACATTCTACGTCGCGACCATTGCGGTGGCCTCTTTCGATGTGCCGGCGATCATCGGATTGTCCAATCGCGTCTACACTCTCGGCACGTTCATCTACGAGGATCTGGTACCGCACCAAGGCTTTCCGCTGTACGGCCGGCCCGCCGCGGTGAGCACGATGTTGATCGCCGTCGGCATTTTGCTCTCCGTGTGGTATCTGCGCGCCATCGCCCAGGCCAATCGCTATCGTCTGGTCACCGGCAAAGACTATCGCCCGCTGCGTTATCGCCTGGGCGCATGGCGCTTCGCCGCGAGCGCTTTCGTGTTTTTCTATTTAATCGCGCAAATGCTGATCCCGCTCGGCCTGCTCGTCTGGGTCGCCTTTCAGCCTTACGTCCAACCGCCGTCCATCGAGGCGCTGTCGCAGCTTGAATTTGGCAACTTCGCCAAAGCGCCCTGGGATCTTTTCCTGCGCGCCGTGAAGAACAGCGCGATTCTCACCCTCGGCGTGCCAACGATGTCGATCATCATCTGCTTTGCCTATTCCTGGGTGGTGCTGCGGTCCAAGACGCGGCTCAGAAAATGTCTCGACGTTTTGGCATTCTTGCCCCACGCCGTGCCGTCCATCGTTTTTGGCGTCGCCGCGCTATTGCTCTCGCTTTTCGTCCTGCGCCAATTTATCCCGCTGTACGGCACGCTGGCGCTGTTAGCGATCGTCCATATCGTTCAACGTTTGAGCTTCGGCACCCGAGTCGCCAACTCGGCGATCATCGCCGTCAGCGAAGAACTGGAAGAAGCCGCGGAAGTTTGCGGCGCCCGGCGTCGCGACATCGTCGCGCGCATTCTCTTGCCGCTGATCTCGCCGACGCTGATCAACGCTTTTTTCTGGATCGCGCTATTGACGTTGCGCGAATTGACCCTTGCGACGATTTTATTTAGCCCCGACAACATCACGCTCTCTGTGGTGATCTGGAGTCTGTGGAGCTCCGGCCAGCATGGCCCATCGGCGGCGCTGAGCTTGATCATGATCTTGCTCATGCTGCCGGTGATGCTTCTCTACTGGCGCGTCGGCAACCGCGTCGGCGAGTCGCTCAGCGGCATCAAACGGTAG
- a CDS encoding extracellular solute-binding protein, whose product MISISTLFAAILTIAPLILPIDSPLAAAATGANEKLAALKKAAQAEGMLNLVWGENTFRGLQGVRDLVSGMNKQFGTSIIANWTPGPSQPQMAAKIAQEFVAGVPATSDVYIGGSETYIATLATPLMVLEQVDWAATFPQIDPAAVSLKGASLEISGRFPGIVYNTKLIAKSDVPKSLADLLLPKYKGKVSTQPYLSYFDILAGPKQWGPERTADYVKKLSNQVSGLMRCGEYERVVSGEFPIHVLACGEGGVAPFIEKGAPLAYVIPSDAAMVTHRYCAVPKNGKAKNAAKLFCAFLMTKSGQEFQWTVDRQDSEKFPGTRYNRQLKQLQSAGVKPLDVSVDYVMSFPVLKYAKEQENIIKAVAN is encoded by the coding sequence ATGATTTCAATTTCGACTTTGTTCGCGGCGATTTTAACGATCGCGCCACTAATTTTGCCCATCGACTCGCCACTAGCGGCAGCCGCGACTGGCGCCAATGAAAAACTCGCCGCGCTAAAAAAGGCCGCACAAGCCGAAGGCATGCTCAATCTGGTCTGGGGTGAGAACACCTTTCGCGGATTGCAGGGCGTGCGCGATCTCGTGTCCGGCATGAATAAACAGTTCGGCACCAGCATCATCGCCAACTGGACGCCGGGGCCGAGCCAACCGCAGATGGCGGCGAAAATCGCCCAGGAATTCGTCGCCGGCGTGCCGGCGACCTCGGACGTTTACATTGGCGGTTCGGAAACTTATATCGCGACGTTGGCGACGCCGCTGATGGTTTTGGAACAAGTCGATTGGGCGGCGACGTTTCCGCAGATCGACCCGGCGGCGGTGTCGCTAAAAGGCGCGTCACTAGAGATCAGCGGCCGTTTCCCCGGCATCGTCTACAACACCAAACTGATCGCTAAGAGTGATGTGCCGAAAAGTCTCGCCGACCTCTTACTGCCAAAATACAAAGGCAAGGTTTCCACGCAGCCTTATTTATCTTATTTCGATATTCTCGCCGGGCCGAAACAATGGGGACCGGAACGGACGGCGGATTACGTCAAGAAGCTTTCCAATCAAGTCTCCGGCCTGATGCGCTGCGGCGAATACGAGCGCGTCGTCAGCGGCGAATTTCCCATTCACGTTTTAGCCTGCGGCGAAGGCGGTGTCGCGCCGTTCATCGAGAAAGGCGCGCCGCTCGCCTACGTGATCCCGAGCGACGCGGCGATGGTCACGCACCGCTACTGCGCCGTGCCGAAAAACGGCAAAGCGAAAAACGCCGCGAAATTATTCTGCGCGTTTTTAATGACCAAATCGGGACAAGAGTTTCAGTGGACCGTCGATCGCCAGGACAGCGAGAAATTCCCCGGTACTAGATACAATCGCCAGTTGAAACAACTGCAAAGCGCCGGCGTCAAACCGCTCGACGTTTCGGTCGACTATGTGATGAGCTTTCCGGTTTTGAAATACGCCAAGGAACAAGAAAACATCATCAAGGCCGTGGCCAATTGA
- a CDS encoding VOC family protein has product METQASIRFDHFAYPVDDLVKAEDFYTGVLEVPIFERRGLRVIDVRAGTLPRTFLNVAGSRVGIFLGREPLPQDQELNGAPVVGIEVTSDGFKRIHRRLEEKQPVKFDGPRVRERLGPKAKSILLQDPFGNHLELIEKDRPAANGSAYLGLSQLELEVVDLDRSEAFYRNVFGLKVLGREKDALGRETSCLQLHSGQWLILHKVPRLSERSSANYRFEGQHYAFFTPTADTLKLFREAVAREGGKVDALEQTQVRSATAHGLYFTDFDGNPLQLQVEGSE; this is encoded by the coding sequence ATGGAAACTCAGGCGTCGATACGCTTCGATCACTTCGCTTATCCGGTCGACGATCTCGTCAAGGCGGAAGACTTTTACACCGGCGTGTTGGAAGTGCCGATCTTCGAGCGGCGCGGCCTGCGCGTCATCGACGTGCGCGCCGGCACGTTGCCGCGGACATTTTTGAATGTCGCCGGCAGCCGCGTTGGGATTTTTCTCGGCCGCGAGCCGCTGCCGCAGGACCAAGAACTTAACGGCGCCCCCGTGGTCGGCATCGAGGTTACCAGCGACGGTTTCAAGCGGATTCACCGGCGCTTGGAAGAAAAACAGCCGGTTAAGTTCGATGGCCCACGGGTGCGCGAGCGGCTCGGCCCCAAGGCGAAATCGATCTTGCTGCAAGATCCCTTCGGCAATCATTTAGAGCTAATCGAAAAAGATCGCCCCGCGGCGAACGGTTCGGCATATCTCGGACTTAGCCAGTTGGAATTGGAAGTTGTTGACTTGGACCGCTCCGAGGCTTTTTATCGCAACGTGTTCGGCTTGAAAGTATTGGGCCGCGAAAAAGATGCGCTCGGTCGCGAAACATCCTGCTTACAATTGCACAGCGGCCAATGGCTCATCCTCCACAAGGTGCCACGACTAAGCGAGCGCAGCAGCGCCAACTATCGCTTCGAAGGCCAGCACTACGCTTTCTTCACGCCGACGGCGGACACGTTAAAATTATTTCGCGAAGCGGTGGCGCGTGAAGGCGGCAAGGTCGACGCCTTGGAACAAACCCAAGTGCGCAGCGCCACGGCGCATGGACTTTATTTTACCGATTTCGACGGCAATCCATTGCAGTTGCAAGTCGAAGGATCGGAGTAG